One genomic region from Haloprofundus salinisoli encodes:
- the sucC gene encoding ADP-forming succinate--CoA ligase subunit beta: MKLHEYQAKDIFADAGIPIPESQLATSVDDAVSAAESIGYPVAIKAQVHVGGRGKAGGIKLASDADEAREYADDILGMDLKGYTVEQVLVEAGVDFTNELYVGVTMDRGEGKPVAMVSTQGGVNIEEVAEENPDAIAREHIDPAFGLHPYQARRAVYDAGVDQSVARGVSSILTTLYDLYEERDASDIEINPVMITSDGDVVAADAVMNIDDDALFRQPDLAEMEEETYEDDLEKKAGEYGFDYVRLDGNVGIIGNGAGLVMTTLDLVDYYGGKPANFLDIGGGAKAERVTNALDMVFSDENVDAVVFNIFGGITRGDEVAKGINEALESFDEIPKKVVVRLAGTNAEEGMEILNTDLVEVEETLEDAVQRAVENAQEASQ, from the coding sequence ATGAAGCTCCACGAGTATCAGGCGAAGGATATCTTCGCCGACGCCGGGATTCCGATCCCGGAGTCCCAGCTCGCGACGAGCGTCGACGACGCCGTGTCGGCGGCCGAATCAATCGGCTACCCCGTCGCTATCAAAGCGCAGGTTCACGTCGGCGGCCGCGGGAAGGCCGGCGGCATCAAACTCGCCTCCGACGCGGACGAGGCCCGGGAGTACGCCGACGACATCCTCGGGATGGACCTGAAAGGCTACACCGTCGAGCAGGTGCTCGTCGAGGCCGGCGTCGACTTCACGAACGAACTGTACGTCGGCGTGACGATGGACCGCGGCGAGGGCAAGCCCGTCGCCATGGTCTCCACGCAGGGCGGCGTCAACATCGAGGAAGTCGCCGAGGAGAACCCCGACGCCATCGCCCGTGAACACATCGACCCGGCGTTCGGCCTGCACCCGTACCAGGCGCGGAGGGCCGTCTACGACGCGGGCGTCGACCAGTCGGTCGCCCGCGGCGTCTCCTCGATTCTCACGACGCTGTACGACCTCTACGAGGAGCGCGACGCCTCCGACATCGAGATCAACCCGGTGATGATCACGAGTGACGGCGACGTCGTCGCCGCCGACGCCGTGATGAACATCGACGACGACGCGCTGTTCCGCCAACCGGACCTCGCGGAGATGGAAGAGGAGACCTACGAGGACGACCTCGAGAAGAAGGCCGGCGAGTACGGCTTCGACTACGTCCGCCTCGACGGCAACGTCGGCATCATCGGCAACGGCGCGGGGCTCGTCATGACGACGCTGGACCTCGTCGATTACTACGGCGGCAAGCCCGCGAACTTCCTCGACATCGGCGGCGGCGCGAAAGCCGAACGCGTGACGAACGCGCTCGACATGGTGTTCTCCGACGAGAACGTCGACGCGGTCGTCTTCAACATCTTCGGCGGCATCACCCGCGGCGACGAGGTCGCCAAAGGGATCAACGAGGCGCTCGAATCCTTCGACGAGATTCCGAAGAAGGTCGTCGTCCGCCTCGCGGGCACGAACGCCGAGGAGGGGATGGAGATTCTGAACACCGACCTCGTGGAGGTCGAAGAGACGCTGGAGGACGCGGTTCAGCGTGCGGTCGAAAACGCCCAGGAGGCGAGCCAATGA
- a CDS encoding sodium-dependent transporter, with the protein MPARETWATRLGFILAAVGSAVGLGNIWRFPFLTGQAGGSAFLVVYLLFIAVVGLPVLLVEFVIGRRSERNPVNAFERLGKPAWTFIGAIGALAGFIILSYYSVVGGWVLQYIIGSASGAYFAAPEEYFLSTASGTNAVIFHGVFMGLVASVVALGIRDGLERAAKLMVPSVIVLLAILAAYGSTLDSAGEAYSYYLSPDFAEISANIFSIVPDAAGQAFFTLSLGMGVMITYASYLGEDRNLLGDGLTVVAIDTFIAFLSGLVVFPFLFAQGTEPGSGGAGAVFISLAAAFGELPAGNVIGFVFFFMLGIAALTSAFSILEVVVSYAIDNFGVDRKVATVIVAGILFVVGIPTALDLTYLDTYDLFANNILLVLGGTLMAIFVGWAYAEDALAELAQGRNGDGAFETYWIWMLRIPVILILLVTLALGTMDYIGFLQETYF; encoded by the coding sequence ATGCCTGCACGAGAAACCTGGGCCACACGGCTCGGCTTCATCCTAGCGGCAGTCGGTAGCGCAGTCGGATTAGGAAACATCTGGCGATTCCCCTTCCTGACGGGGCAAGCGGGTGGGTCGGCGTTTCTCGTCGTCTACCTGCTGTTCATCGCCGTCGTCGGACTGCCGGTCCTTCTCGTGGAGTTCGTCATCGGTCGGCGCTCCGAACGCAATCCGGTCAACGCCTTCGAGCGCCTCGGGAAACCGGCGTGGACGTTCATCGGCGCAATCGGCGCGTTAGCCGGATTCATCATCCTCTCGTACTACAGCGTCGTCGGCGGGTGGGTGCTGCAGTATATCATCGGGAGCGCCTCCGGCGCGTACTTCGCCGCGCCCGAGGAGTACTTCCTCTCGACGGCGTCCGGAACGAACGCCGTCATCTTCCACGGCGTCTTCATGGGCCTCGTCGCCAGCGTCGTCGCACTCGGCATCCGCGACGGCCTCGAACGCGCGGCCAAGTTGATGGTGCCGAGCGTCATCGTGCTGCTCGCTATCCTCGCCGCCTACGGCTCGACGCTCGACTCGGCGGGCGAAGCGTACTCGTACTACCTCTCGCCGGACTTCGCCGAGATCTCCGCGAACATCTTCTCTATCGTCCCCGACGCCGCCGGACAGGCGTTCTTCACCCTCTCGCTCGGGATGGGCGTGATGATCACCTACGCGTCTTACCTCGGCGAGGACCGCAACCTGCTCGGCGACGGACTGACCGTCGTCGCCATCGACACGTTCATCGCGTTCCTCTCGGGTCTCGTCGTCTTCCCGTTCCTGTTCGCGCAGGGGACCGAACCCGGCTCCGGCGGTGCCGGCGCGGTGTTCATCAGCCTCGCCGCGGCGTTCGGCGAGCTGCCGGCCGGGAACGTCATCGGCTTCGTGTTCTTCTTCATGCTGGGCATCGCAGCGCTCACGAGCGCGTTCAGCATCCTGGAAGTCGTCGTCTCCTACGCCATCGACAACTTCGGCGTCGACCGGAAGGTGGCGACGGTGATTGTGGCGGGCATCCTGTTCGTCGTCGGCATCCCGACGGCGCTAGACCTGACGTACCTCGACACGTACGACCTGTTCGCCAACAACATCCTGCTCGTCCTCGGCGGCACGCTGATGGCCATCTTCGTCGGCTGGGCGTACGCAGAGGACGCGCTGGCGGAGCTCGCGCAGGGTCGCAACGGCGACGGCGCGTTCGAGACGTACTGGATCTGGATGCTCCGCATCCCGGTCATCCTCATCCTGCTCGTCACGCTGGCGCTGGGTACGATGGACTACATCGGCTTCCTGCAGGAAACGTACTTCTGA
- a CDS encoding NADPH:quinone reductase, with product MRAARFHEHGGPDVLTVDDVDSPDPGYGEVVVDVRAIGVNPVDTYFREGAYPVPSLPFTPGSDLAGVVSSVGEGVERFAPGDRVFGTGLGNGMHGTYAEEVAAPAEFLATLPEGASFEDGAALALVGMTAWQALVAHADLGPAELALVHGGNGGVGHVAIQLAETMGARVLTTANPDYRDRLQELGAESVFDYGRSDLTESVQRVGAPEVIVDTRMDEYLQFDADVAAQGARVICVGNSTERAGLSAVGAAKSKDVRFQFMTMYNTPDKAAVLARLGDLLARGEVVPAIAGTYSLDEADEAQRAVLEDSFLGKLVITT from the coding sequence ATGCGCGCAGCTAGATTCCACGAGCACGGTGGCCCGGACGTACTGACCGTCGACGACGTCGACTCGCCCGACCCCGGCTACGGAGAGGTCGTCGTCGACGTTCGCGCTATCGGCGTCAACCCCGTAGACACGTACTTCCGCGAGGGCGCGTACCCCGTCCCCTCGCTTCCGTTCACGCCCGGGTCGGACCTCGCGGGCGTCGTGTCGAGCGTCGGCGAGGGCGTCGAGCGTTTCGCGCCCGGCGACCGGGTGTTCGGCACCGGCCTCGGCAACGGGATGCACGGCACCTACGCCGAGGAAGTCGCCGCGCCCGCGGAGTTTCTCGCAACCCTCCCCGAGGGAGCCTCCTTCGAGGACGGCGCGGCGCTCGCACTCGTCGGGATGACCGCGTGGCAGGCGCTCGTCGCGCACGCGGACCTCGGACCCGCCGAACTCGCGCTCGTCCACGGCGGCAACGGCGGTGTCGGCCACGTCGCCATCCAACTCGCCGAGACGATGGGCGCGCGCGTCCTCACGACGGCGAACCCCGACTACCGCGACAGACTACAGGAACTCGGCGCGGAGTCGGTGTTCGACTACGGCCGAAGCGACCTGACCGAGTCCGTTCAGCGTGTCGGCGCGCCCGAGGTCATCGTCGACACGCGGATGGACGAGTACCTCCAGTTCGACGCCGACGTGGCCGCGCAGGGCGCGCGGGTCATCTGCGTCGGCAACTCGACGGAGCGGGCGGGACTGTCGGCCGTCGGCGCGGCCAAGAGCAAAGACGTTCGCTTCCAGTTCATGACGATGTACAACACGCCGGACAAGGCGGCGGTACTGGCGCGGCTCGGCGACCTGCTCGCGCGCGGTGAGGTCGTTCCGGCGATTGCGGGGACGTACAGTTTGGACGAAGCGGACGAGGCGCAGCGCGCGGTGTTGGAGGATAGTTTCCTCGGGAAGTTGGTCATCACGACCTGA
- a CDS encoding SDR family NAD(P)-dependent oxidoreductase, with translation MTVLDSFGLDGRTAIVTGGNRGIGREIADALAEAGANVVVANRDEASGETAAEELADEWGVETLAVPVDVADEAEVRAMVEATVDRFGGVDVLVNNAGIVVHEAAEEMTVDEWDTVMQVNVRGVFLCSKYAGIEMMDSGGTILNVSSMSARIANYPQRQVAYNASKGAVESFTRQLASEWAEHDIRVNCLAPGYIRTDNTDQADDVDPNIDEVWRSEMLMDTIPGPEAVAPAALYLASDASSYVTGASLVVDGGYTVR, from the coding sequence ATGACAGTACTCGACAGTTTCGGACTCGACGGACGCACGGCCATCGTCACCGGCGGGAACCGCGGTATCGGCCGGGAAATCGCCGACGCGCTCGCGGAGGCGGGCGCGAACGTCGTCGTCGCCAACCGCGACGAGGCGTCGGGCGAAACGGCCGCCGAGGAACTCGCCGACGAGTGGGGCGTCGAGACGCTCGCCGTCCCCGTCGACGTCGCCGACGAAGCCGAGGTCCGAGCGATGGTCGAGGCGACCGTCGACCGTTTCGGCGGCGTCGACGTGCTCGTCAACAACGCGGGTATCGTCGTCCACGAGGCCGCCGAGGAGATGACCGTCGACGAGTGGGATACGGTGATGCAGGTCAACGTCCGGGGCGTCTTTCTCTGCTCGAAGTACGCCGGCATCGAGATGATGGACTCGGGCGGCACCATCCTCAACGTCTCCTCGATGTCCGCCCGAATCGCAAACTACCCGCAGCGACAGGTCGCCTACAACGCCTCGAAGGGCGCGGTCGAATCCTTCACGCGACAGCTGGCCTCCGAGTGGGCCGAACACGACATCCGAGTCAACTGCCTCGCGCCGGGCTACATCCGCACCGACAACACCGACCAGGCCGACGACGTGGACCCGAACATCGACGAGGTGTGGCGCTCGGAGATGCTGATGGACACGATTCCCGGCCCCGAAGCCGTCGCTCCCGCGGCGCTGTACCTCGCCAGCGACGCCTCCTCGTACGTCACCGGCGCGTCTCTCGTCGTCGACGGCGGCTACACCGTACGGTGA
- a CDS encoding SDR family oxidoreductase yields the protein MTVSFDFSDRVAVVTGASGALGSAVAEAFHEAGATVAACDVVEPSDEDSLLDADDGIRFYEADFTDEDAVSEAMNRIADDHGRIDYLANIAGTWRGGSPVEETDVDTFDFLFGVNLKTMFLASKHAIPHLKDEEGAIVSVSARSSLEGGEGDGIYRASKAGVRLLTETIAEENKGTVRANAVMPSVIDTPQNRKMMEDADFDKWVKPGEIARVVMFLCSEGAAPTSGAAVPVYGEA from the coding sequence ATGACAGTGAGCTTCGACTTCAGCGACAGAGTCGCCGTCGTCACCGGCGCGTCGGGCGCGCTCGGCAGCGCCGTCGCCGAGGCGTTCCACGAGGCGGGCGCGACGGTCGCCGCCTGCGACGTGGTGGAACCGAGCGACGAGGATTCTCTGTTGGACGCCGACGACGGAATCCGGTTCTACGAGGCCGACTTCACCGACGAGGACGCCGTCTCGGAGGCGATGAACCGAATCGCCGACGACCACGGGCGAATCGACTACCTCGCCAACATCGCCGGGACGTGGCGCGGCGGGTCGCCCGTCGAGGAGACCGACGTCGACACGTTCGACTTCCTCTTCGGCGTGAACCTGAAGACGATGTTTCTCGCCTCCAAGCACGCGATTCCGCACCTCAAAGACGAGGAGGGAGCCATCGTCTCAGTCTCCGCGCGGTCGTCGCTCGAAGGCGGCGAGGGCGACGGTATCTACCGGGCGTCGAAGGCGGGCGTGCGGCTGCTCACCGAGACCATCGCCGAGGAGAACAAAGGGACGGTGCGGGCGAACGCCGTCATGCCGAGCGTCATCGACACACCCCAAAATCGGAAGATGATGGAGGATGCCGACTTCGACAAGTGGGTCAAACCCGGGGAGATCGCGCGGGTCGTCATGTTTCTCTGCTCCGAGGGCGCGGCCCCGACCAGCGGCGCGGCGGTGCCCGTCTATGGAGAGGCGTAG